A genomic region of Arachis stenosperma cultivar V10309 chromosome 9, arast.V10309.gnm1.PFL2, whole genome shotgun sequence contains the following coding sequences:
- the LOC130949555 gene encoding uncharacterized protein LOC130949555, translating into MSPFRIVYGKASHLSVEIKHKAYWAVKWYNIDLTQAGVARKLQLEELECLRNEAYENAQIYKEKTKAFHDHHIRKKDFQESDEVLFYNSRLHFMPGKLRSRWEGLFKVKEIKPYGVVELFDPKSEATFKVNGHRVKKYHGYKLPKELEVFLLADAPRE; encoded by the coding sequence ATGAGTCCCTTCCGGATCGTCTATGGTAAGGCAAGCCACCTTTCGGTGGAGATTAAGCACAAAGCCTATTGGGCAGTAAAGTGGTACAACATAGATTTGACCCAAGCAGGAGTAGCCAGAAAATTGCAGCTAGAGGAGCTCGAGTGTTTGAGGAATGAAGCGTATGAGAATGCCCAGATTTACAAGGAAAAGACTAAAGCATTCCATGACCATCACATCCGGAAGAAGGACTTCCAAGAAAGTGATGAGGTTCTCTTCTACAATTCGAGGCTTCATTTCATGCCTGGCAAGCTCCGCTCTAGATGGGAAGGACTTTTCAAGGTGAAGGAGATAAAGCCCTATGGAGTGGTGGAGTTGTTTGATCCTAAAAGTGAAGCAACTTTCAAGGTGAATGGACATAGAGTGAAGAAGTACCATGGCTACAAGCTCCCAAAAGAGCTAGAGGTGTTCCTATTGGCGGATGCACCTAGAGAATGA